A genome region from Pseudanabaena sp. Chao 1811 includes the following:
- a CDS encoding helix-turn-helix domain-containing protein, which translates to MAPYSLDLREKIVANYEAGNTSIREVAKQFQVATKTVQKLLNQYRETGELNHKPLGSPIKSPLEAHQEKILEIVSEHPDWTLWQYCEEVAEQTGVSVTTGSMCRFFQRHNITLKKRPIAMKR; encoded by the coding sequence ATGGCACCTTACTCACTAGATCTCAGAGAAAAGATCGTAGCAAACTACGAAGCAGGAAATACATCGATTCGGGAAGTAGCGAAGCAATTTCAAGTCGCGACGAAAACAGTGCAAAAACTACTGAATCAATACCGAGAGACAGGAGAACTAAACCACAAACCATTAGGTAGTCCAATCAAAAGTCCCCTCGAAGCGCATCAGGAGAAAATCCTCGAAATTGTCTCAGAGCATCCAGATTGGACACTATGGCAGTACTGTGAAGAAGTAGCAGAACAAACAGGAGTATCAGTGACCACAGGCAGCATGTGCCGATTTTTCCAGAGGCATAACATCACTCTAAAAAAAAGACCTATCGCCATGAAAAGGTAA